A part of Ammospiza caudacuta isolate bAmmCau1 chromosome 7, bAmmCau1.pri, whole genome shotgun sequence genomic DNA contains:
- the LOC131559835 gene encoding olfactory receptor 14A16-like produces the protein MSNSSSISHFLLLALADTRQLQLLPFCLLLGISLAALLGNPLIISAVACSHHLHTPMFFFLLNLALTDLGMICTTVPKAMHNSLWDTRNISYTGCAAQLFFFMFFISAELSLLTIMCYDRYVSICKPLHYGTLLGSRACAHMAAAAWASAFLNALLHTANTFSLPLCHGNALGQFFCEIPQILKLSCSQSNLRELGLIVVSLCLSFGCFVFIVFSYVQIFRAVLRIPSEQGRHKAFSTCLPHLSVVSLFVSTGTFSYLKPHSMSSPSLDLALSVLYSVVPPALNPLIYSLRNQELKAAVWRLMTGSFQKH, from the coding sequence atgtccaacagcagctccatcagccacttcctcctgctggcattggcagacacgcggcagctgcagctcctgcccttctgcctcttgctgggcatctccctggctgccctcctgggcaaccccctcatcatcagcgccgtagcctgcagccaccacctgcacacgcccatgttcttcttcctgctcaacctggccctcactgacctgggcatgatctgcaccactgtccccaaagccatgcacaattccctctgggacaccaggaacatctcctacactggatgtgctgctcagctctttttctttatgttcttcatctcagcagagctttccctcctgaccatcatgtgctacgaccgctacgtgtccatctgcaaacccctgcactacgggaccctcctgggcagcagagcttgtgcccacatggcagcagctgcctgggccagtgcctttctcaatgctctgctgcacacagccaatacattttccctgcccctgtgccatggcaatgccctgggccaattcttctgtgaaatcccccagatcctcaagctctcctgctcacaaTCAAACCTCAGGGAACTTGGGCTCATTGTAGTTAGCCTTTGTTTATcatttggctgttttgtgttcattgttttctcctatgtgcagatcttcagggctgtgctgaggatcccctctgagcagggacggcacaaagccttttccacctgcctccctcacctctCCGTGGTCTCCTTGTTCGTAAGCACCGGTACATTTTCCTATCTGAAGCCTcactccatgtcctccccatccctggatctggccctgtcagttctgtactcggtggtgcctccagccctgaatcccctcatctacagcctgaggaaccaggagctcaaggctgcagtgtggagactgatgactggatcatttcagaaacattaa